One window from the genome of Crassostrea angulata isolate pt1a10 chromosome 2, ASM2561291v2, whole genome shotgun sequence encodes:
- the LOC128170757 gene encoding uncharacterized protein LOC128170757 isoform X1 has protein sequence MFTIPSYLSHTLYNSLQFVLICLSFYHYRSMMQISTKWKQVIVAFVIVSIIIGLLSSYRLQTDVSVMREPKQGECRKTSSLENITCRLDPIVVRPESITLKMPPELEEVVPLWPNTRADKCIGNIKAKPMRKLSSNKYHNLSKCVERNKVMRAIRDNSLKTLDRSITHAYFKDLKKKQGVTIIEIGGYLGVLLPKLVETTGTKQYVALEPVPSFYQQLSKRIEDLSLQSRVATYNFGLAKSKKELQISLRKDATSLLKDDKREGVQTETIKIFNVVDFFIQIGLGCNSLNLLTINCEGCEFDVIEILTSTSLIDNIDFVQFQPHLIVFDDDQKYVCMYCHIRELLARTHEIAYEYPHIWETWKRKGLL, from the coding sequence ATGTTTACGATTCCGTCGTATTTATCACATACGTTATATAACAGTTTACAATTTGTTCtaatatgtttatctttttatcattataGGAGTATGATGCAGATAAGTACCAAGTGGAAGCAAGTGATTGTGGCCTTTGTAATTGTGAGTATCATCATTGGCTTACTCAGTTCGTATCGGCTCCAAACGGATGTTTCTGTTATGAGAGAACCAAAACAAGGAGAATGCAGAAAAACTTCATCATTGGAGAACATCACTTGCCGTTTAGATCCCATCGTAGTCAGACCTGAAAGCATTACCCTAAAGATGCCACCGGAGCTTGAAGAAGTGGTTCCACTATGGCCAAATACAAGAGCAGATAAATGTATTGGAAATATCAAAGCAAAACCAATGAGAAAACTTTCATCAAACAAATACCACAATCTTTCCAAATGTGTTGAAAGAAACAAAGTAATGCGAGCTATAAGAGACAACTCTTTGAAAACGCTGGATCGCTCAATAACCCATGCATATTTTAAAGACCTGAAAAAGAAACAGGGGGTTACCATCATCGAAATTGGAGGTTACCTGGGTGTGTTGCTACCAAAGCTGGTGGAAACAACTGGAACGAAACAGTATGTCGCTCTAGAGCCCGTTCCTAGCTTCTATCAACAGTTATCCAAAAGGATCGAAGACCTCTCACTCCAATCAAGAGTTGCTACCTACAATTTCGGTCTAGCTAAATCTAAGAAGGAACTCCAAATAAGTCTACGCAAAGACGCAACTTCTCTGCTGAAAGACGACAAAAGAGAAGGGGTTCAAACGGAAACtatcaaaatattcaatgtGGTAGACTTCTTCATACAGATTGGTTTAGGGTGTAATTCATTGAACCTACTGACTATTAATTGTGAAGGATGCGAATTTGACGTCATAGAAATACTGACGTCAACATCGCTGATTGATAACATTGACTTCGTACAGTTTCAGCCCCATTTAATTGTGTTCGATGACgatcaaaaatatgtctgtaTGTACTGTCATATAAGGGAACTCCTTGCCAGGACACACGAAATAGCTTACGAGTATCCGCACATCTGGGAAACATGGAAGAGAAAAGGACTTTTATAA
- the LOC128170757 gene encoding uncharacterized protein LOC128170757 isoform X2 codes for MMQISTKWKQVIVAFVIVSIIIGLLSSYRLQTDVSVMREPKQGECRKTSSLENITCRLDPIVVRPESITLKMPPELEEVVPLWPNTRADKCIGNIKAKPMRKLSSNKYHNLSKCVERNKVMRAIRDNSLKTLDRSITHAYFKDLKKKQGVTIIEIGGYLGVLLPKLVETTGTKQYVALEPVPSFYQQLSKRIEDLSLQSRVATYNFGLAKSKKELQISLRKDATSLLKDDKREGVQTETIKIFNVVDFFIQIGLGCNSLNLLTINCEGCEFDVIEILTSTSLIDNIDFVQFQPHLIVFDDDQKYVCMYCHIRELLARTHEIAYEYPHIWETWKRKGLL; via the coding sequence ATGATGCAGATAAGTACCAAGTGGAAGCAAGTGATTGTGGCCTTTGTAATTGTGAGTATCATCATTGGCTTACTCAGTTCGTATCGGCTCCAAACGGATGTTTCTGTTATGAGAGAACCAAAACAAGGAGAATGCAGAAAAACTTCATCATTGGAGAACATCACTTGCCGTTTAGATCCCATCGTAGTCAGACCTGAAAGCATTACCCTAAAGATGCCACCGGAGCTTGAAGAAGTGGTTCCACTATGGCCAAATACAAGAGCAGATAAATGTATTGGAAATATCAAAGCAAAACCAATGAGAAAACTTTCATCAAACAAATACCACAATCTTTCCAAATGTGTTGAAAGAAACAAAGTAATGCGAGCTATAAGAGACAACTCTTTGAAAACGCTGGATCGCTCAATAACCCATGCATATTTTAAAGACCTGAAAAAGAAACAGGGGGTTACCATCATCGAAATTGGAGGTTACCTGGGTGTGTTGCTACCAAAGCTGGTGGAAACAACTGGAACGAAACAGTATGTCGCTCTAGAGCCCGTTCCTAGCTTCTATCAACAGTTATCCAAAAGGATCGAAGACCTCTCACTCCAATCAAGAGTTGCTACCTACAATTTCGGTCTAGCTAAATCTAAGAAGGAACTCCAAATAAGTCTACGCAAAGACGCAACTTCTCTGCTGAAAGACGACAAAAGAGAAGGGGTTCAAACGGAAACtatcaaaatattcaatgtGGTAGACTTCTTCATACAGATTGGTTTAGGGTGTAATTCATTGAACCTACTGACTATTAATTGTGAAGGATGCGAATTTGACGTCATAGAAATACTGACGTCAACATCGCTGATTGATAACATTGACTTCGTACAGTTTCAGCCCCATTTAATTGTGTTCGATGACgatcaaaaatatgtctgtaTGTACTGTCATATAAGGGAACTCCTTGCCAGGACACACGAAATAGCTTACGAGTATCCGCACATCTGGGAAACATGGAAGAGAAAAGGACTTTTATAA